From Zhongshania aliphaticivorans, one genomic window encodes:
- the gspE gene encoding type II secretion system ATPase GspE, protein MSQTLTYAFARSNRVLIEENASGELMLLCCKQTPPSALAEVQRVIPQPLVFTLCEEKVLQDKINETFQRQQGDAMSAMGDISSEVDLDRLAEEIPESQDLLDAQDDAPVIRLINALFGEALKRDASDIHIETYEKTMSVRLRVDGILQEVLTPSRRLAPLLVSRIKVMSRLDIAEKRVPQDGRVSLRIAGRAVDVRVSTIPSNYGERVVMRLLDKQAARIDLEQLGMPSRTLDTLKDLLQQPNGIILVTGPTGSGKTTTLYAGLMALNDRRRNILTVEDPVEYDIEGIGQTQVHAKVGMTFARGLRAILRQDPDVVMLGEIRDQETAEIAVQASLTGHLVLSTLHTNTAVGAVTRLVDIGVEPYLIASSLKGVLAQRLVRKLCQTCRHPIVLDKTEARLLGDPKLEGQGAFNAAGCDECQHTGYRGRQGVYELLVIDREVAELIHNRAGEQDILRQVGDHMPSLMGEGRRLVLDGQTSLDELLRSVRESSNAGL, encoded by the coding sequence ATGTCGCAAACCCTAACGTATGCCTTCGCCCGCAGTAACCGCGTTCTTATTGAAGAGAATGCCAGCGGTGAATTAATGCTGCTGTGTTGCAAACAAACGCCACCGTCGGCGCTTGCCGAAGTGCAGCGGGTTATTCCCCAGCCCTTAGTATTTACGCTCTGTGAAGAAAAAGTTTTACAGGATAAAATTAATGAGACCTTCCAGCGTCAGCAGGGCGACGCAATGTCGGCAATGGGTGATATTTCCAGTGAGGTGGATCTCGATCGCCTCGCCGAGGAGATCCCCGAGTCTCAAGACCTGCTCGATGCGCAAGATGACGCGCCGGTTATTCGTTTAATCAACGCCTTATTTGGTGAAGCATTAAAGCGTGATGCCTCTGATATTCATATTGAAACCTATGAAAAAACGATGTCGGTGCGTTTGCGCGTTGACGGTATTTTGCAGGAAGTTTTAACCCCAAGTCGCCGTTTGGCGCCATTGCTGGTGTCGCGAATTAAGGTTATGTCTAGACTTGATATTGCCGAAAAACGGGTGCCGCAAGATGGCCGCGTTTCTTTGCGTATTGCTGGCCGTGCAGTTGACGTGCGGGTATCGACCATCCCCTCGAATTACGGTGAGCGAGTGGTAATGCGATTGCTCGACAAACAAGCAGCGCGTATCGATCTAGAGCAGCTGGGTATGCCGTCGCGCACGCTAGATACCCTTAAAGATCTTTTGCAGCAGCCTAACGGGATTATTTTGGTCACCGGCCCCACGGGCTCGGGTAAAACGACGACCTTGTATGCGGGTTTAATGGCCCTCAACGACCGGCGCCGCAATATTCTCACTGTTGAAGATCCGGTGGAATACGATATTGAAGGCATCGGCCAAACTCAGGTGCACGCCAAGGTCGGTATGACCTTCGCGCGAGGTTTGCGGGCGATATTGCGTCAAGACCCGGACGTGGTGATGCTGGGTGAAATTCGCGACCAGGAAACTGCAGAGATCGCAGTGCAAGCCTCTTTGACAGGGCACTTGGTGCTGTCGACTTTACACACCAATACCGCCGTTGGCGCAGTGACGCGCTTAGTTGATATCGGCGTTGAGCCGTATTTGATTGCCTCGAGCTTGAAGGGCGTATTAGCTCAGCGTCTGGTCAGAAAACTCTGCCAAACTTGCCGTCACCCCATTGTCTTAGACAAGACCGAAGCGCGGTTGTTGGGCGACCCAAAACTAGAAGGTCAGGGCGCCTTTAATGCGGCGGGTTGTGATGAGTGTCAGCATACTGGCTATCGCGGTAGACAAGGCGTGTACGAGTTGCTGGTAATTGACCGCGAGGTTGCAGAATTAATTCACAACCGTGCTGGCGAACAAGATATTTTACGTCAGGTTGGCGATCATATGCCGTCCTTGATGGGTGAGGGGCGGCGCCTTGTGTTAGACGGCCAAACTAGCCTTGACGAATTATTGCGCAGCGTACGCGAGAGCAGCAATGCCGGCCTTTGA
- the gspD gene encoding type II secretion system secretin GspD yields the protein MKSLLLKLSITFCLFLTVSGTALAERFELDMQNVDIGEFIDTVAKLTGKTIVVDSRVKGKITVQSHRKLDADELYQIFLLQLGVEGYSAIEVGDGILKVIPNQAAKIEGIEVQLGRNATGRSESIITRIAQLQNADADELVKSLRPLVDNKVGVITSYADSNIILITDRESNVRRLMSIINAINSVDSQLMETVVLKNSSAEEVERILTKVLSQQTRKRGASKPVVAADPRTNTLILFGDDEARSYLRRLVVDLDSEVSSQSNIRVQYLKYAKAVDLAPVLKSISDTIVKGDQAAGRPAAAGDSSSLINIEAHEQTNSIVLSGSPHIITDLLSVIRDLDIRRAQVLVEAIIIEVSDNRAKELGVQWLFKGANGGNQPAGGINFGGGASGSSSTPGIISLLAGEEAAAAAASGVRGAAIGLGKLRDGAFSFATLLTALASDSESNILSTPSLLTLDNEEASILVGQEIPVITGSTASSTNTNPFQTISRQEVGIKLLFTPQINEGDAVQLNIEQEVSSLSPSTNAADVITNKRTIKTSVLVNDGATIVLGGLIDDQVTEQTAKVPLLGDIPILGRLFRSDSTSKVKRNLMVFIRPTIVRDQATLSDLSARKYNFIRAEQLVKAEQGINLFPFTDLAVLPEWTGMDASPPNILPHKPVPPPMSPAEDAVEKRQIQPSSDKRSEVPSERQPNDDKATAPELHADCETEGDCAKADLVSVNEASH from the coding sequence ATGAAATCCTTGCTACTGAAGTTAAGCATCACATTTTGTCTATTTCTAACTGTCTCTGGCACGGCCTTGGCCGAGCGCTTTGAACTGGATATGCAAAATGTTGATATTGGCGAATTTATCGACACCGTCGCCAAGCTCACGGGTAAAACCATTGTGGTTGATAGCCGGGTGAAAGGTAAAATTACGGTGCAGAGCCATCGTAAGCTCGATGCCGATGAACTTTACCAAATATTTTTGTTACAGCTGGGTGTCGAAGGCTATTCTGCCATTGAGGTGGGTGACGGAATACTCAAGGTTATTCCCAACCAAGCGGCAAAAATTGAAGGCATAGAGGTGCAGCTCGGTCGTAATGCAACCGGCCGCAGCGAATCTATTATTACCCGTATCGCGCAACTGCAAAATGCCGATGCCGATGAGCTGGTTAAGTCGCTACGGCCGCTGGTCGATAATAAAGTTGGCGTCATCACGAGCTACGCTGACTCCAATATTATTCTGATTACCGACCGCGAATCTAATGTGCGGCGTTTGATGTCGATTATTAATGCGATCAACTCGGTTGATTCGCAATTGATGGAAACCGTGGTCTTAAAAAATTCCTCGGCTGAAGAAGTCGAGCGTATTCTTACTAAGGTTCTGTCGCAACAAACCCGTAAACGCGGTGCGTCCAAGCCGGTTGTCGCGGCTGATCCTCGCACGAACACCTTGATTTTGTTTGGCGACGATGAGGCACGGAGCTATTTGCGGCGCCTAGTGGTTGATCTCGACAGCGAAGTGAGTAGCCAGTCTAATATTCGCGTGCAATACCTCAAGTACGCGAAAGCGGTCGATTTAGCACCGGTGCTTAAAAGCATTAGCGATACCATTGTGAAAGGCGACCAGGCAGCTGGTCGACCAGCTGCCGCGGGCGACTCGTCGTCATTAATTAATATAGAAGCCCACGAACAAACCAATTCTATTGTGCTGTCGGGCAGCCCTCATATTATTACGGATTTGCTCTCGGTTATTCGCGACCTCGATATCCGCCGCGCCCAGGTATTGGTTGAGGCAATTATTATCGAAGTCTCAGACAATCGCGCTAAGGAACTGGGTGTGCAATGGTTGTTTAAAGGGGCAAATGGCGGCAATCAGCCCGCCGGTGGCATTAACTTTGGTGGCGGCGCCTCGGGTAGCAGTAGCACCCCTGGTATTATTAGTTTACTCGCCGGTGAAGAGGCGGCGGCAGCGGCCGCCAGCGGTGTACGTGGCGCGGCGATTGGTCTGGGTAAACTGCGCGATGGTGCTTTTAGTTTTGCTACCTTGTTAACTGCGTTAGCGAGCGACTCAGAATCGAATATCTTGTCTACGCCAAGCCTATTGACCTTGGATAACGAAGAAGCGTCTATTTTAGTTGGCCAAGAAATTCCGGTCATTACTGGTTCAACCGCAAGCTCCACCAATACCAACCCCTTTCAGACGATTAGCCGTCAGGAAGTGGGTATCAAACTTTTGTTTACGCCTCAGATAAATGAAGGCGACGCAGTGCAACTGAATATTGAGCAGGAAGTTTCTTCATTAAGCCCATCAACCAACGCCGCTGACGTCATCACCAATAAGCGTACCATTAAGACCTCGGTCTTAGTGAATGATGGCGCGACAATTGTGCTTGGCGGTTTAATTGACGACCAGGTGACAGAGCAGACTGCAAAAGTGCCTTTGCTCGGTGATATTCCGATTCTTGGCCGTTTATTCCGCTCTGACAGCACCAGCAAGGTTAAGCGTAATTTGATGGTATTTATTCGTCCCACCATTGTGCGCGATCAAGCCACTTTGTCGGATTTAAGTGCCCGCAAATACAACTTTATTCGTGCCGAGCAATTAGTGAAGGCGGAGCAGGGCATTAATTTATTCCCATTTACCGATCTCGCTGTGTTGCCTGAATGGACGGGTATGGATGCATCCCCGCCAAATATATTGCCCCATAAGCCGGTGCCGCCACCAATGTCGCCAGCCGAAGACGCCGTTGAAAAACGCCAAATTCAACCGTCATCAGATAAGCGCAGCGAGGTTCCCAGTGAGCGTCAACCAAATGACGATAAGGCAACTGCGCCTGAACTGCACGCCGATTGTGAAACAGAGGGCGATTGTGCCAAGGCCGATCTAGTAAGTGTGAACGAGGCTTCACACTGA